The genomic DNA AACGTTAACTACCCATACCGTTTTCCACTTTGGTTAACCAGCTAGCGTGAAGCTAACGTAAACTGGCAATAAAAGTAATGATAGtgttagctaagttagctagctaggcTACCGgctaatgataaaaaaaagtcgCGCGATTACCTGACTTGCTTTGTAAAATTGCTTCTTAAATCCTGCGACCGACATCTTGCACCGTCAGTGTTGGCACCTAGACCTCGACGGGGAAATTGCGTTTTAAAATAAGTTAGTTGCTGTGGGTTTGTAGTTTACAGCACCGACAGCAGCCGAGCTACACGTCTTCAAACTTTGCACCGTAGATGTGAAACTTACTAGGCAACCACAATTTCCTGGCCTCAGTTTCATGTGGGAGGCTCCATCCTGGTGGATAAACTgggtcaaaacacacacacacacacacacacacacacacacacacacacacacacacacacgtacgcacgCACGCATATCATGCATCCAAACATCCCTCTTTCTcagcaaaatgtcacaatgAATAAATTGTTGACTTTAGCTGAGACAGACATCCATTAACCCCCATAAAACATTACTTTACTGTATATTGCTGCTGCCTACTTTTGGTTTATAGTAAACCAAAATATTATTTGAAAAATATCTGATTCTCTATTTATATGAGTTTTGTTAAAATAAGTAGTTATTTAAGTTaatatagggctgcaactaatgattattttcatcattcatcatcattcattaatTTACCTATTATTTTCTCGATTTGTCATTAGGCTCATTAAATCTAAAATATcagaagaaaattaaaaaggCCTATCACAATTTCCTAGAACCAAAGGTGAAGTCTTCAATCTTTTTTGGCAAAAACATCTTAACTCAAAGTCCTCAGTAAGAgatggttgaaagctccagaaaaaaagtaattttagtAACTTTTTTTGAAAGGAATACAAtatgcacacaacacaaatgcTCGTGATTCACTTTAGAACAGTTGTGGCCATTTACATTCGCAGGATTATAATTTCAGATCCGTGATCAGACACGGATTGGGTGTCTGATCAGTCAACGATGTGCGAGAGATAAACATGAAATCCAAATTCAAGACTCAGTAAGActcaatgaaacatttcaaaagaaaaagaaaccattTATTACATTCTTAAAACCACATATAATGTATCCCATTGGGCAACAATATATATCGCGCTGTGTGACTCAGTTACTCTTGGACTAGTAATATACCTCTTGTACATTTTGTCATACagggaaagagaagggagaCAAACtatgcttttttgtttgtactTTTCCTAATCTttcttcaattaaaaaaatagatcACTGACTTTACAAGACAGAAGTGGAGACACGTAAAGAAAAAGGTGGATAAAAGactgacaaataaatgaaaatcacagcaaaagaaacattaaaCCCCAATAAAGAAAACTCTaactgattcattttttttattattcctaTGTCTCGGAAAATTTCATGTTACAATATTAGGACAAACGGGAAGGGCTTTGACACTTTGTGAGTAACATTCACAAAAATAGAACTTACGTCCACAGTGATTATGGTTATGGGTCTCATCTTAGGTGCAAAAGGTGTGAGGAGCACAAGGCTAAAAGACGACACTGGTAATAAAAGGGTCAAGAGATCACAGCTAGCTCCCTGAGCGGCAGGCAGCAGGTCCTCAGACTCTGCTCGAGAACTTCACAGCACCCCAGGTAagacattatcatcatcatcatcatcatcatctcaatGCAATAGCAACCTTCAGAAAGCTTGTTATCTATgtacatgaaaaatgtaaacagttaTGGGTGACCTTGTGTGAcagatatgaaataaaaaaaccaaaactaaTACAACAGATTGACTGAAAGCTATTAAATCTTACTGGCATTGAGGCCCAACTCAGGGGGGCAGCTGGTAGCTCTGTCTGGCCTTAGACTTGTGTCcagtgagaaagaggaaagaataaGTGCTTGGTATTCGGACAAGTGTTGGGTTTGGGACTAAAGTAGAGAGGAACagcaaatgtacaaaataatacAGTTGCTCCAACCAGCGAGGAGAGTTTATGATACATATTATGGACCATCGTTGTCCTGGCCTTTAACCGACTGAAACACTATGAGTGACAGACAATTACACTACACCTACTGACTGCTGGTTAGAAACAGGTGGGGGGACCCTGTGTGtcccattttattttacagttcaTGAAGTCATCTTTTGCcttgctttgtcttttccttagtgtcctgtttgtcctcttgtctctttaggcagggaggggtggggggcagcaACAACGCAGACTGAAAGCTCTCAGTTTGAATGCAGGAAAAAGGCAATGTTTGTTTATCCTTTGCTTGAGTACGCTGCCCTAACCCCCCCTGCTGTGTCGCATCTGCAACAAGTGTCCACCCCATCGCTTGCGTGATGGCCGCGCCTAACCCCGCTGGGTTTGCCATCAGGGCAAGAGGGGGTTTGTTGCCGTGGAAACCTGAGAGTTCTTTCGAGAGAGGAAAACGTCCAGAAAAAGATTTGAGTCAAAATATCCGGCTTTCGTGAAAAATCCATCTTCGTTTCCCCTCTCTGATTCTTACTATccacttttctctccctttctctctcaactGAACTCACACATTCTTAACTCCCACCATATACTATATAGTCATCTATTTACATtcttatttaaaatattttgcttataaatgtgtatataaattAAAGATAATTTCATCTTGTCCTGTCTCTAAGTGGCATTTACAAGGAAAGGGGTGTGTGGGACTGAGGTTTCTCATTGCATTACAAGAGCCTACAAAGAGGCAGCACCGAACACtgtctaaatgtgtgtgaagcCGGCTCTCAGCTGATTACAGAGGTCAGCTTTAGCCGTGAGTCATCTCGTATCTGTGTGTTCCTATTTatatcagagaaaatgactcaTGATCTTGGTCCCTAAATGATGGTCAGTACAAGGATGTTGTCTGTATGAATACGCATACGTGTACCATACTGAGATGTATTAATATAGAGAGATAATTGACTGAGAGCTGTACTAATAGTGAGACTAATATTATGTGTAAAACTCTGTCTCAGACATTGTCAGTACATTCACGGTTGTTAGGTTCTGGCTTGTGCACTGGTGCTTATCGATGAGGTACATTCATAACTGGTTGGGCGACCCACAGTGGATCTGATGTTCAACAAGTGTTAGAGCTTGGAGCTGTCTCATGCTTAGTGGGCTGCTGTGTTATTAATACGAAGCCCATCCGCTTGTTGTTAATGCTACAATATGCAGAGGACCATGAGCATGTGCGGTCTGTAGTGTAAGGTGCTTTGCCTGCTGGGAAAGTGGAGGACTACTTTGGGATCATGGGAGACGGAGTATTTAAAGTCCTGGATTGTCTTTTAACTGCTGGTTGTTGAGCTTCAACATTTCTATcctactctgtctctctttttgcttcCCTACCTCTTAATacactctctccatctgtctcgaTTGTCTATTTGCCTGTCTAGCTGTGGGTGGAGTCTGGCAGAGACATCTCGCTGCCAAACACTTCCCGGTACAGTGGTGGGAAACTGTAGGCGGTCTCCGGATGGACCAAACGGAAAAACTCCAGTTTGTCAATGTGGAGGTTACAGATAGACTTCATTATGGGCAGTTTGGACACCATCTGTGGGGACAGGAGATGTACAAAGGTAAGTTTATGTACGTGTCTTTATATGagtacatttgtatgtgttttaacAACAGTTGTGACTGCTTGTCTTTACCTTGTCCAGTTTCTCGTCAGACGCACCACTCTTATGTAGACTGTGTTGCAGAGCCAGGTAGACTTTCTCCTGGAGTTTCTGAACCTTTTGGCCTTCTGATAGCCAGGGTCGATCTACAGGGAAGAAAATATGAACCTGTTAATATacagttttctttctccttaAGAAGCTTTAAGGTTGTTAAAATCATATTCCACATTGTCCGGCAGTATATATTCCCGTGTCAGCTCTTGATTGATTTGATCCAAATCCAATTCTCTGTTCCTTTAATGGCCGCACCATTCAATCAAATACCCAAGATGTCTCACACACCgtttttacacatacacacttggtATGTTTGGAAACTTTTGAGTTTAAACAATGTTTGGCTTCACAGGATGAAAGGATCGACGGGCTGCTGCTTTTAAAGATGTTAAGCATCATTTAAGCGACGACGTCATGTACTAAGTGCTTTCTATGCAATTCTAAAACTGGCAATCCAGAAATAAGTAAAAAGCTGATGCATATGAGGAGAAATTACCAGTTTTATAATGAAAAATCTTAACAACATAGCTAAATAATCTGCAATAATAAACTGAAAACCTACATATGTGAGGCATCTACAACAAAGAATGTATTGTGTTGAATGTGCATGCTGAAAGCGGACATCCTACACTCGCTCTTGAATATCAGTGTAGCCTTCTTTACCAAGGACAGAACAGAATTAGACTTGCTATGATTTTGCAGTATGAAGTGCACTTCTTCTTGaacatctttgtgtttgtgtacgaaTGTGTGAGCGAGAACTGGCATTGAGGCCCAActcaaccctaaccctaaaaaaaaaaacaatcaccaGGAGATAGAAGGACAGCGGCGCTAAACAGAGCCATCTcttcatctgacagctgtagaCGGCAGAGTCCTTTTCCCAGGTCGAACACTGCACTGACCAGGTCGTCACAACctgcagaaacagaggaaatggatAAATTaactgtcaaaacaatagcTTGAAGACTTTAATAGTCCTGCTTAAGTCGACAACTGACCCAGGAGACACCAGGGATGATTGAGGCCTACGTTTCTTTCTCAGTTTGGGCTTATTGGCCAAGAAGGGAAACTCTGCCTTTTCTCAGTGTGAATGTTCTAATGTTAAATTACTGTCTGCATGACCTCTCAGTCGGCATAAGACGTAAGTGTTTACAAAAATCGATTAAAAACAGCTCAGAGAAATACTGCTGTATTGACTGCTGAACTAAATCTTGATGGCACAACTTGGGTATTTCCCCTTAAGTGAGTTTATCACACTGtttactgctgtttgttttcactttgcatTAGGGTTGCATTGTTACAAAGTTCTGGTGGTAATAAAGAGGCAAGACAGTGCTTCAGAGATTCAGCTGGAGGCTTTCAATTACTTCTTTTTAAAGCCAGTTGTGGCTGTTGTTGACAAGATTGAAACTCAAATTGATGTCTTATAATCATTTTAAGAACAAATACCACTGTCAAGTCATTTAAAGTAATGAATCACGTTAGCCcgtgtagtgggaaaatacaacataatCGTGCAGAGATATCTCTGTGAGCAGTCAATAATGGATTGAGAACAGTTGGAGCTGATGCATTTTCTTCATCATTAATGGTAATTATGGTAACTTGCATAGAGTGAGAAATGTCAGAAGCTTTCATGTGTGACCCTGTCAGTTATCTGAATGCTTTAGTGCTACATTCCCGTCTGATCCTCACCAAGTGCTTTGAAGAACTGAGCCGGAGCAAACTTTCCGTTGAAGAAAATGGTGCTGTTGTTGACGTTGAACGCTCGGCACATACGTATCAGCAGGACTTCCAGACAGCCTGAAAGTGTAGCCAAAGATAGAGGCAAAGacatggagagatggagagatgtagatagaggaggagggggggtggggtgggggtgggggtagaTACTCCAACATgcacaaaatacaacaaacaaaatgtaaataattttgATCCAGATTAGTGCACAGCATATATAAGACATTTTGAACCATTTAAAAATCAACAGGATAACATGGATATCCACAAAGATTTCAAAAGTTCAAAAGATTTACAGAGAGTAAACGCATTGTCAAGTATATGCATTTTAGTCACATATAATATATGTGTTGAACAGATAAAGAAAGTAATTGGaaattttgttttcagaattGTGGTTTTCTCCCCAATGTTTGAACCAGgtatttgtcatttattaaaacaaataaacggATGGTAAGACAGGCAAGGGTAGAAGgttggagacaaacaaaaaaaaaacaggaaggaacTACAGTTAGCAAGTTTCAGactctgtttacattttttgaaGAATTCATTCTGTGAATTGAGTATTTGAGATGAGAGCTTTTTTAGACTGTACACTGACCTGCTTTCAGCAAAATGATTTGATCATTCTGGCACAGGTCCATGAAGCCAGCGATGCGTTTGGCAAACTCCACCACATACTGAATGGCATTGGTGATGTGGTGTGCACACTGCTGCCACATCCACTCTGCTGActgagaaagacacaaagaagagATGTGAGTGTTACAAGTCCATTGACATCACGTCAGCATGATTATCTTCTTAGTATCTGTTTAACATCAGatcagattcagatttttctgtttttttttgtggaaattaCAATTTCTCACTGAAAAACAATATATCAAAGTAAGCTAATTAAGTtagttttttacatttctatctGATATTGTGATACCAAGCTGTTATTCTAATCTAGTATTGATACATTTCAAAGCTATAAATGTATGCAACTTTACACATGAGGTGTTTAAAGTGTGCATTGCGTACCTTGTTTTGAAAAGCACGCGTTTCCTCAGGTGTGTATTGTACCCAGGTGAATCTCTTCATGTCCTCAGCGCTGTACTGACACGTCTCCAAGTGGGACTTAACAATACTTTGAGTGATGCgctctgtgaaaaaaaaacaaaacataagcaTATACACAATAAACATCAGTATTTTTCTCACTCAGAGTTGTTTGTGGTGGTAGCAGGTTTGGGCTTtgaagagacggagagagtgTAGCAGAGTGTAACAGCGGTACTGTTTACATATCAATGGATCACGGCAGTGTGACTTTGCATAACTAGATGCTTTGCACCACTCTGCTGTTACGTTTGCCACTGATGACCCCGAGAAGATTGAGCACTAATGGCTCATTTTACTCATCTCTTCTACGCAGCCATGAGGCTCTTTTTCCACCTCCTGCGCTCATAATATCCACTGGTCACAATATCTACTCATTGCTTCCTCTAATAGTCCCCAGAGCCCTATTCAAGGCCTACTTACAGTTTATTGATGCCAGCAACCATAAAGatgtacaataaaaacacaaatttattCTTCCCCAAGGTCTCTAGAGACACCTCTGTTAAAAATGCCTGTGCTTCCTTACCTCTATAAATACTACTACACCATCCTCCCTTTATCTGCCTGTTTTTCGAGCTTGTGCTGCTGTACGTCTTCTGCCCGTGTGATATTTCCTGCTTGTTTTGCCCATTTAATCTTGTATTTGTGTCCTTGTGTCCATGTGatcctgtttttctgttcaaTCTGCCATATATCATtctggttcttttttttccccactaaCCTGTTTATGAGATATGTCCTTGtgctttatctttattttttattgaatcaatttagctttttaaattatatttgatcctatttcatttagttttatttcattcattattcaatcATTTTTGTCCCTTTCCAAGGCAGCCCTGCTAATactttaaataaagtaaattcaAAAATAAGAGCACATCATGGCCaggggaaaaaacactaaatgtaaACTGCTGTTATTGAAACACgtgcaaatgtttcacaaagaaaagtgcTCACGGTGAATTCATGACAAACATTTGGAGTCTTGGGTTTGCATTAAGAGCATGTAgcagaacatgaacatgaagaaCAGAACTCACCAAGGTCTGTTATCGAGCAGTCATCAGGCAGATGGTCcagcagtgcatgtgtgtgtgccagcagcggatgtgtgtgtgtgtgcaggagctgGATCCCGTTGCCGTCTGCCCCGTCCAGCATGGTCTGCTGCGGGGAATTCTGATTGGACaaggacgaggaagaggaagaagcggACGATGAGTTGGAGGTGTTCCCGGTGCTGGCCCCTCCGCCGAGCAGCTCCAGGCTGCAGTACTCGCTGGCCTCCTCGGGGGTCAGCGGCAGGTCGAACAGGTCCGGCAGCGCTGCGATGTCATCCAGGTCGCTGAGGGTGGAGCTGGAGCCCCCGCTGCTGTAGGACCGGCTCAGACCCTCTTCACCATCCTCCCCGCTGCCGCTACAGATGCCGTCCTCCTTGGGTAAGGACAGAGCAGTGGAGCCGCCACCTCCGGAGCCCACACACTCCTGGGACTTCTGGTGTTTCTGCACCTCAGCGTAGAGGCTATCACGCTGCTTCTTGGACATACGACCGAACTTGAccgctgcagagagaaaatacatttcattatagTAGACAAACATTCTTCAAACATCTTACAAGTAGctgtaaatacaacaaatgaaatattttattcatatgttTTCACCTTAGTGCGGAGTTATTGCAGTCTTGCTGTGGCCAAACATAATACATTTCACATCTGTTTCCTAAAGCTGTTACCTCAATCTAAATGTGTTACTTCTGCCACCTTATCCAAAAGTACTGTATGTTCCAGTCCCTATATCCTCTTCagtctatatactgtatttgttttctctctgtaacCTACAGATAAGGGCAACCTGTGGCGAGCCCTCTTGTGACAGCTGATGTGAAACATTACTGCTGAGGGCTTCAAATTCTCCAGGTATCAGCTTTAAATTAAAGGAACACATGCACTGGGATTCACTGGAGTAACACGTCTACTAAACTCCCCCTGCTGTGAAAGTAAAAGTCTTAACAAAACTACTCAGTTGTGGTACATTTTTGAGTTTACCGTTGAATGTCATGGTTAAAGGTAGCGTGTAAAGAGGGTACAGTgcactctttgtgtgtgtttaccatcTCTGCTCATGCCCAAGGCCAGACACTTCTGTAGGCGGCAGTGCTGGCAGCGGTTACGGTTAGTTCGGTCGATCAGGCAATTCCTCTGGCGGGAGCAAGAGTACATGGCATTGTTCTGCTGGCTGCGACGGAAGAaaccctaaacacacacacacacacaccgtaaaTGATACGCACGCTTGAATAAAACAGGTCGGTTGAAGTAAAGTTTTGTTTACTCTCTGCGTTTCCACCTCACCTTGCAGCCTTCGCAGGTGATGACTCCGTAGTGGATTCCTGAGGACTTGTCCCCACAGATCTTACACGGGATGACCTCGATCTGAGCTGCAGGAACAAAAATAACATTGACGAGAGAGGTCAGAATGCTGCCGCTTAATGTGTCTGTATGACATTGCCTCAAACTTACAAAGACAGTGAACTTGAGATTAGTCAACATCTGCTTAGTGAAGTGCAGCAGTCACATCTTTGGCTTGTTTGACAACATTGAGTCATAGTATGGACTGTTGCCAAAAACAGTTAATGTCTGAAGCACTAACACAGCATTGAGTAACATCATTCAGACATAACACACATTTGGCGTATATTCAGCTCCAGCCAGACTCTATCAAAAGATTTTGTAAATGATTTTCTTTATGAATAAAGTTTTTGAGAAACTGCTCTGTAAAGCACTAAAACTGTATAAAATCAATAATGATTTACTGATCTCTGCTGATTCTGCTGATATTCTAATCCTCCTTTGGTTAGTGAAGTTTTTTGTGTCGTATTTGAAAGTGGCTCTTCCTCTTTGGTGGTGGTATACAGTAGTCAGTTATATGTCTCTTAATACTCTCCATTTATTTGCAGCCCCCTGAGCATATTGTCAGTAAACATATTATTACATTTCCAATGGCATGCTAATGATACACAGCGGTACAGTTAGTCCCACTTAAACCGGACAAGATGGGCAAATTATCCTGTGTTACATAATTCCTGGTGGTGGATGTAACATAACTTCTTCCTGCTTAATGACACAACATATGagagctttttattttaattcttgGCAACTTCTCCATCACTACAATACAAGCCAGCCAAGCTTTTTCAGACATgatatttgtctctctcttttgttggtCATTGATGTTGTGCTATCATGTTTTCTCCAGCTATAAACTTGCAGACCTTGAAAACATCGCTCATTCTTTTATCTTGTCACAATTAGATTGCTGTAACTCTGTGCTCTATTAGAAGGCCATCTCCTGCCTCAAGCTGATACAAAATGCAGCTGCGAAacaatttctgtttcattgaGTTGTTATATTACACGTATCCTTGCCTCCCTTCTCTGGGAGCCTTTGAGTCCCCTTGAGTGCAGTCTGTGATCCTGAGTGATCTTTtttgttgatgtatttttgtccttttggCTTCTTTAAAGATGCTTTATGACCTCTGTATTTCACAttgctttgtaaaaaaaacaaacataaatcatagtttatttattatttttatttttatgtttatgattATTGGGAAAtgattaacacattttagaaactgaaactgagaaCAATCCTGTACCAGAGTGTGATAATCaaagatgaaaaacatcaaTGTGATGGCCTGCAGACAAACAGTCACACAAcaggcacatacagtacaggagAAGACAACTTGCCATGaactgtgtgtgactgcaccCTGCATGTGGCCCCCATGAGGGAACAGAGTACACAAACAGATAGGGAATCACATGACACTTGCACAcatgacacatacacaaagactCCCTTCTTTCTTGACcaaggagaaaaacaacagcagctatATCATTAGACGGTTGTTGCTCAGCCTTGCTGTCTGTGCAATCTTAAAACTGATTTACAAAATCTCACTTGTGAGGACGGTGTGTGGAAAACGACTTATGTCTATGTGATTGGGGAGGAATTGTTGCACTCTTAGGTACTGGAAAACACAACTTTCCACttcttttccccttttaatGACACAGTCTGCTGTCTCTTCTCTGAAACTGTTGACTAAAATACTCCAACTGATCAGGGCAGCTGCAGGCATGCAATGGAAAAAtatctccctcccttcctctctttctctcaggttcccctccacccctccctcatCTCACAATTATATAACTCTCCACCGCCAGCATTCCTCACAACACTCATTCAGCAGGCTCACTCTAGCAACACTGACACCCCGCCCTCCTCagactctctctttcccactgGCTGAGCGGCGTTCGCAGCCTCCTTGGTATTGGCTGAGTCATCCGTCACTCGGGCGCTGTAGCCTGTCAGCCCATGTGGACATTCTGTCCTACTGACACACTTTCCCACtgcagggggagagggaggagggagacaggctCCATCCCGCCTCTCCAGCAGACCAGTTTTTAAGGTGGAGCTGAACAATGCTCAGACTAACCCATAAAACATTTCCCTGAAGGCTCGTAGCTTGCATCAGAAAACTGGCTATGTTACATAACAACGAAATTAACCTAGAGAGGcgataataatattaataagcCTAGAATAGCTGCACTTACCAGT from Enoplosus armatus isolate fEnoArm2 chromosome 14, fEnoArm2.hap1, whole genome shotgun sequence includes the following:
- the LOC139295959 gene encoding nuclear receptor ROR-beta-like, encoding MWFLINKMAQSQIEVIPCKICGDKSSGIHYGVITCEGCKGFFRRSQQNNAMYSCSRQRNCLIDRTNRNRCQHCRLQKCLALGMSRDAVKFGRMSKKQRDSLYAEVQKHQKSQECVGSGGGGSTALSLPKEDGICSGSGEDGEEGLSRSYSSGGSSSTLSDLDDIAALPDLFDLPLTPEEASEYCSLELLGGGASTGNTSNSSSASSSSSSLSNQNSPQQTMLDGADGNGIQLLHTHTHPLLAHTHALLDHLPDDCSITDLERITQSIVKSHLETCQYSAEDMKRFTWVQYTPEETRAFQNKSAEWMWQQCAHHITNAIQYVVEFAKRIAGFMDLCQNDQIILLKAGCLEVLLIRMCRAFNVNNSTIFFNGKFAPAQFFKALGCDDLVSAVFDLGKGLCRLQLSDEEMALFSAAVLLSPDRPWLSEGQKVQKLQEKVYLALQHSLHKSGASDEKLDKMVSKLPIMKSICNLHIDKLEFFRLVHPETAYSFPPLYREVFGSEMSLPDSTHS